A single window of Archangium gephyra DNA harbors:
- a CDS encoding DUF4185 domain-containing protein codes for MRKSCVFALALGVAVHAGPAEAVTPTSVTRISRVTGATPAGESLPNPNQTHTNYEVMGTDLGIMWDKGGGEIFVLFGDTFGNGWCGNGGCGGGWRSNVLARSSDKTLADGLSFSTMIQDYSRHAKELLPSKKINFDEITVIPTAGVTVGARHYIHYMSVNNWGEAGRWSTNYAGIAYSDDNGQNWIKHASARWQNTSTWTNNFQMAAFVRNGGFVYMYATPNGRFGNVHLARVPENALLNINDYRYWDGNGWSSSQAAAVPVAVGAAGELSVAYNSYFGRFVMTYMNEPRQAVVMRDAATLTGPWSGEKVLASATNYPGLYNAFIHPWSTSGTDLYFILSQWTPYNTFLLRATLTSDTFGDNLLSEPGFETQAATPVMAPWYVQGSGGIDRNLGTARTGQDAGYVRASSGWNALAQSVAVQPYTDYTLRGWVRTSANNTAGYFGARGVNTGPIVGETPFGALTGYTQLSVSFNSGPHSVLEVYGGMWANNGDTWVQLDDVSLTRGTNLVGHAGFEQQSSSSATSPWYAEGNAGIDRNLGYARTGAHNAWVRNATGWNAIKQEVSVVPNTLYTLRAWLKTSSNFNDGYFGARMLNGGPILGETHLTQPLAGYTQVTVQFNSGANHSVELFAGLWATSDTWMQVDDFSLTRN; via the coding sequence ATGCGGAAGTCGTGTGTCTTCGCGCTGGCCCTGGGTGTCGCCGTTCACGCGGGTCCGGCCGAAGCGGTCACGCCAACGAGCGTGACCCGGATTTCACGGGTGACGGGAGCCACTCCCGCGGGAGAAAGCCTCCCCAATCCCAATCAAACGCATACGAACTACGAGGTCATGGGAACGGACCTCGGCATCATGTGGGACAAGGGGGGCGGAGAGATCTTCGTCCTGTTTGGTGACACCTTCGGCAATGGCTGGTGTGGGAACGGCGGGTGTGGAGGGGGATGGCGCAGCAACGTGCTGGCGAGGTCTTCGGACAAGACGCTGGCGGACGGCCTGTCCTTCTCCACGATGATCCAGGACTACTCCCGTCACGCCAAGGAGCTGCTGCCCTCGAAGAAGATCAACTTCGATGAGATCACGGTCATCCCGACGGCGGGCGTCACCGTGGGTGCGCGGCATTACATCCACTACATGTCCGTCAACAACTGGGGCGAGGCGGGCAGGTGGTCCACCAACTACGCGGGCATCGCGTACTCGGACGACAACGGGCAGAACTGGATCAAACACGCGAGCGCGAGGTGGCAGAACACCAGCACCTGGACGAACAACTTCCAGATGGCGGCCTTCGTCAGGAACGGGGGCTTCGTCTACATGTACGCGACGCCGAATGGCCGCTTCGGGAACGTGCACCTGGCCCGGGTGCCCGAGAACGCGCTGCTGAACATCAATGACTACCGGTACTGGGATGGCAATGGCTGGTCGTCCTCCCAGGCGGCGGCGGTGCCCGTGGCGGTGGGGGCGGCGGGTGAGCTGTCGGTGGCCTACAACTCCTATTTCGGCCGGTTCGTCATGACGTACATGAACGAGCCTCGTCAGGCCGTGGTGATGCGGGACGCGGCGACGCTGACGGGGCCGTGGAGCGGGGAGAAGGTACTCGCGAGCGCGACGAACTACCCGGGCCTGTACAACGCGTTCATCCACCCCTGGTCCACCAGCGGGACCGACCTGTACTTCATCCTGTCCCAGTGGACGCCCTACAACACCTTCCTGCTGAGGGCCACGCTGACGAGCGACACGTTCGGCGACAACCTCCTCTCCGAGCCGGGCTTCGAGACCCAGGCGGCCACGCCGGTGATGGCGCCCTGGTACGTGCAGGGCAGCGGAGGCATCGACCGCAATCTGGGCACCGCGCGGACGGGCCAGGACGCGGGCTATGTGCGCGCCAGCAGCGGCTGGAATGCCCTCGCGCAGAGCGTGGCCGTCCAGCCCTACACGGATTACACGCTGAGGGGCTGGGTGCGCACCTCCGCCAACAACACGGCGGGCTACTTCGGGGCGAGGGGCGTGAACACCGGCCCCATCGTGGGGGAGACTCCGTTCGGCGCGTTGACGGGCTACACGCAACTCTCCGTGTCCTTCAACTCCGGTCCCCACTCCGTGCTCGAGGTGTACGGCGGCATGTGGGCGAACAATGGAGACACCTGGGTGCAACTCGACGATGTCAGCCTCACCCGGGGCACCAACCTCGTGGGCCATGCCGGCTTCGAGCAGCAGTCTTCCTCGAGCGCGACCTCACCCTGGTACGCCGAAGGCAACGCGGGAATCGACCGCAACCTCGGGTACGCCCGGACGGGGGCCCACAACGCCTGGGTGAGGAATGCCACCGGCTGGAATGCCATCAAGCAGGAGGTGTCCGTGGTTCCGAATACGCTCTACACGTTGAGGGCGTGGCTCAAGACGTCCAGCAACTTCAACGACGGCTACTTCGGCGCGCGGATGTTGAACGGCGGGCCCATCCTGGGTGAGACCCACCTGACCCAACCGCTGGCCGGCTATACCCAGGTGACGGTCCAGTTCAATTCCGGCGCAAACCACAGCGTCGAGCTGTTCGCGGGGCTCTGGGCCACCAGTGATACCTGGATGCAGGTGGACGACTTCAGCCTGACACGCAATTGA
- a CDS encoding RNA ligase family protein, whose amino-acid sequence MEPRPVPDFRPLGRKAYGSIPHLPGSRTGPADRHLSPALARICTERARDARDHIVVLEKLDGSCVAAARVGDAVLALGREGRLASQSPNEARRLWAAWVAVHVERFLAVLQPGERLVGEWLALAHGTRYVLPHEPFVAFDLMRDGERLPWHAVTERVRAGGFVTPGLIHEGGPLGIPAAMERLQAGGFHGAVDPVEGAVWRVERREGGTVRVEFLAKYVRPEKVDGSLLPENTGRAAVWNWRPEAPQP is encoded by the coding sequence GTGGAACCGCGTCCCGTCCCTGATTTCCGTCCCCTTGGCCGCAAGGCGTATGGCTCGATTCCCCACCTCCCGGGCTCTCGCACCGGGCCGGCGGATCGCCACCTGTCCCCCGCGCTCGCGCGCATCTGCACCGAGCGCGCTCGCGACGCGCGAGACCACATCGTGGTGCTGGAGAAGCTCGACGGCTCGTGCGTGGCCGCGGCGCGCGTGGGGGACGCCGTGCTCGCGCTGGGCCGCGAGGGACGTCTGGCGTCGCAATCTCCCAATGAGGCCCGCCGGCTCTGGGCGGCCTGGGTCGCCGTGCATGTGGAGCGCTTCCTGGCCGTGCTCCAGCCCGGAGAGCGGCTCGTGGGCGAGTGGCTGGCGCTAGCGCATGGCACCCGCTACGTGCTGCCGCATGAGCCCTTCGTCGCCTTCGATTTGATGCGGGACGGGGAGCGGCTGCCCTGGCACGCCGTCACCGAGCGCGTCCGTGCGGGCGGCTTCGTGACGCCGGGGTTGATCCACGAGGGCGGGCCGCTGGGAATCCCGGCGGCGATGGAGCGGCTCCAGGCGGGCGGCTTCCATGGGGCCGTGGACCCGGTGGAGGGGGCCGTCTGGAGGGTGGAGCGGCGAGAGGGCGGCACTGTCAGGGTGGAGTTCCTCGCCAAGTATGTACGGCCGGAGAAGGTAGATGGCAGCCTCCTGCCGGAGAACACAGGGAGGGCCGCCGTGTGGAACTGGCGCCCCGAGGCGCCGCAGCCGTAG
- a CDS encoding nucleotidyl transferase AbiEii/AbiGii toxin family protein produces the protein MNAPELPLRAGAAVLRRLARSSERESFVLRGGLMMRLWSGPVPRPVEDLDFLARFSFDAADTVKRLESVLRAGVEDGFSFGSLKSEVIWAETAFPGVRVFVETRLPGVDGSFELRIDTGFGDPMEPGPMWTEYALGEAQAARVLACRPETLLAWKVHGLFERGKGRFRPKDLFDVYLLTRYAPLDVALLPRALRLAFESRGDSLEVMARLMAGEFGRSPWSNEKWARYRHGQPEGRPEALAEVVAEVATALRPTWEAARSGHALP, from the coding sequence GTGAATGCCCCTGAGTTGCCACTCCGCGCCGGGGCGGCGGTGCTGCGCCGCCTCGCGCGCTCCTCGGAGCGGGAGTCGTTCGTCCTGCGTGGCGGGTTGATGATGCGGCTGTGGAGCGGCCCGGTGCCGCGGCCGGTGGAGGACCTGGACTTCCTCGCACGGTTCTCCTTCGACGCGGCGGACACCGTGAAGCGGTTGGAGTCCGTCCTCCGGGCCGGTGTGGAGGATGGATTCTCCTTTGGCTCGCTGAAGTCCGAGGTCATCTGGGCGGAGACGGCCTTCCCGGGCGTGCGGGTCTTCGTGGAGACGCGGCTGCCCGGCGTGGACGGGAGTTTCGAGCTGCGCATCGACACGGGTTTTGGTGACCCCATGGAGCCGGGTCCCATGTGGACGGAGTACGCGCTCGGGGAAGCCCAGGCGGCGCGGGTCCTCGCGTGCCGGCCGGAGACGCTGCTCGCCTGGAAGGTGCACGGCCTCTTCGAGCGGGGAAAGGGCCGCTTCCGTCCCAAGGACCTGTTCGACGTGTACCTGCTCACGCGGTACGCGCCGTTGGACGTGGCGCTGTTGCCACGGGCGCTGCGGCTGGCGTTCGAATCGCGCGGAGACTCGCTGGAGGTGATGGCGCGGCTGATGGCCGGTGAGTTCGGCCGCAGCCCGTGGAGCAACGAGAAGTGGGCGCGCTATCGCCACGGCCAGCCCGAGGGACGTCCAGAGGCCCTGGCCGAGGTGGTGGCCGAAGTCGCCACGGCGCTCCGGCCCACGTGGGAGGCCGCACGCTCGGGTCATGCCTTACCGTGA